One window of Synergistales bacterium genomic DNA carries:
- a CDS encoding ROK family protein, whose amino-acid sequence MRSLGVDLGGHNLRVAMVEDGRIVEHAREATASDRGMQAVLAQIARLARQVTAGAEGVPLCVGVPAFLDIQREVALRMPNFPGWEGAPLAAELRRHIDAPLTLENDANCYAVGEGRFGAARGYDSFVVLTLGTGIGGGIVLGRRLLRGSRGMAAEPGHLVMGGDAPCG is encoded by the coding sequence ATGAGATCCCTAGGGGTGGATCTGGGCGGACACAACCTCCGCGTCGCCATGGTGGAGGATGGCCGTATTGTCGAACACGCCCGGGAGGCGACGGCATCGGACAGAGGGATGCAGGCCGTGCTGGCGCAGATCGCCCGGCTCGCCCGGCAGGTGACCGCCGGTGCGGAAGGGGTGCCGCTCTGCGTCGGCGTTCCGGCCTTTCTCGATATCCAGCGCGAGGTGGCCTTGCGGATGCCCAACTTCCCGGGATGGGAGGGGGCGCCGCTCGCTGCGGAGCTCCGCAGGCACATTGATGCGCCGCTGACCCTGGAGAACGACGCCAACTGCTACGCCGTCGGCGAGGGGCGCTTCGGTGCGGCCCGGGGGTACGACTCCTTTGTGGTGCTGACCCTCGGCACCGGCATCGGGGGCGGCATTGTGCTGGGGCGGAGGCTCCTCCGCGGCAGCCGCGGGATGGCCGCCGAGCCGGGACATCTGGTGATGGGCGGCGACGCCCCCTGCGG
- a CDS encoding GntR family transcriptional regulator: MSRQSTEDHAYRTLMGMLLNHELPPGDRVVESEIAGELGLSRTPVRNALGRLIAQGLLEKRGSKGCYVPRLTPMDMKEVFESRITLESQAARSAAQRSVGKDLRYLRILTEREKELYRAGDRHGYTEVNKDLHLFVASLAHNSYLERFVRQTFWRSELYIFFFDRFYQHPTEEQTTLRNPEESVSCREHDALVTALESKDADRAAELMEAHIQSTYELITRRFPPQPLYPGLQRNGVEGHSRERGDSRG; encoded by the coding sequence ATGTCCCGACAGAGCACCGAGGACCACGCCTACCGCACCCTGATGGGGATGCTCCTCAACCACGAGCTGCCCCCCGGGGACCGGGTGGTGGAGAGCGAGATCGCCGGCGAGCTGGGCCTCAGCCGGACACCCGTCCGGAACGCCCTGGGCAGACTGATCGCCCAGGGTCTGCTGGAAAAGCGGGGGAGCAAGGGCTGCTACGTACCCAGGCTCACCCCCATGGACATGAAGGAGGTCTTCGAGTCGCGGATCACCTTGGAATCCCAGGCGGCCCGCTCGGCGGCCCAGCGCTCGGTGGGCAAGGACCTCCGCTATCTGCGGATCCTCACCGAGCGGGAGAAGGAGCTCTACCGCGCCGGCGACCGCCACGGCTACACCGAGGTCAACAAGGACCTCCATCTCTTTGTGGCCTCCCTGGCCCACAACTCCTACCTGGAACGCTTCGTCCGCCAGACCTTCTGGCGCTCGGAGCTCTACATCTTCTTCTTCGACCGCTTCTACCAGCACCCGACGGAGGAACAGACAACCCTGCGCAACCCCGAGGAGTCCGTCAGCTGCCGGGAACACGACGCCCTGGTGACGGCGCTGGAGTCCAAGGACGCCGACCGGGCCGCCGAGCTGATGGAAGCCCATATCCAGAGCACCTACGAGCTCATCACCCGTCGCTTTCCGCCGCAGCCGCTCTATCCGGGGCTGCAGCGGAACGGCGTCGAGGGGCACAGCAGGGAAAGGGGGGATAGCAGGGGATAG
- the ychF gene encoding redox-regulated ATPase YchF, whose protein sequence is MLNCGIIGLPLAGKTTVFNVITKAGAEVKSYAGGKTDPNKALVSVPDPRHDKLVELYRPKKATPASMEFVDLAGLSRGAGKGEGLGNAFLSFVAEADALVHVLRAFDNPEVPHPEESVDPVRDLEIVDMELIFRDLEVIENRLDRLQAKKKKEAGERFEEELLQRCREHLEQELPLRDLELSPEEGKALRGFTFLTQKPQLVVCNLDESQLTEADIPGYGELKKRAEKSGFRLVSVYGRTEMEMAELESEEQREFMEELGIADPGRERLIAEAYDLLGLISFFTTGKDEVKAWTLRRGDTAVDAAGAIHSDLARGFIRAQVVHYDEFIAHGASTAKCREAGVLRLEGKGYPVVDGDIIEIRFNV, encoded by the coding sequence ATGCTGAACTGCGGCATTATCGGCCTGCCCCTGGCGGGGAAGACCACGGTCTTCAATGTGATCACCAAGGCGGGTGCGGAGGTAAAGTCCTATGCGGGGGGGAAGACGGACCCCAACAAGGCGCTGGTGTCGGTGCCGGATCCGCGTCACGACAAGCTGGTGGAGCTCTACAGGCCGAAGAAGGCCACACCGGCGTCCATGGAGTTTGTCGACCTCGCCGGGCTCTCCCGGGGGGCCGGCAAAGGCGAGGGACTGGGCAATGCCTTCCTCTCCTTCGTGGCCGAGGCGGACGCGCTGGTGCATGTCCTGCGGGCCTTCGACAACCCCGAGGTGCCCCATCCCGAGGAGAGTGTCGACCCGGTGCGGGATCTGGAGATCGTCGACATGGAGCTGATCTTCCGGGACCTGGAGGTGATCGAGAACCGCCTGGACCGGCTGCAGGCCAAGAAGAAGAAAGAGGCCGGCGAGCGCTTCGAGGAGGAGCTGCTGCAGCGCTGCCGGGAACATCTGGAGCAGGAGCTTCCCCTGCGGGACCTGGAGCTCTCGCCGGAGGAGGGTAAGGCGCTGCGGGGATTCACCTTTCTGACCCAGAAGCCGCAATTGGTGGTCTGCAACCTCGATGAGAGCCAGCTGACCGAAGCGGACATCCCCGGCTACGGAGAACTGAAAAAACGGGCCGAAAAGAGCGGTTTCCGGCTGGTTTCCGTCTACGGCCGGACGGAGATGGAGATGGCCGAGCTGGAATCGGAGGAGCAGCGTGAGTTCATGGAGGAGCTGGGGATCGCCGATCCGGGCCGGGAGCGCCTCATCGCCGAGGCCTACGATCTGCTGGGGCTGATCTCCTTTTTCACTACCGGGAAGGACGAGGTGAAGGCCTGGACGCTCCGCAGGGGCGATACGGCGGTGGACGCGGCCGGGGCGATCCACTCCGACCTGGCCCGGGGCTTCATCCGGGCCCAGGTGGTGCACTACGACGAGTTCATCGCCCACGGGGCGTCCACGGCGAAATGCCGGGAGGCCGGTGTCCTGCGCCTGGAGGGCAAGGGGTATCCCGTTGTGGACGGGGATATCATCGAGATCCGGTTCAACGTGTAG
- a CDS encoding NADH:flavin oxidoreductase — MQLWQPIGVRDMRMANRLVSVPLFSGTAQPDGTPGEKTLEIYEGFARSGVGLVVVEHHAVHAAGRVRKTQLMLHDDAVIEGHRRLTECFRSAGVPALVQLNHGGSLVMDPALWNEEPLPAAPSPVPHPGLEGEAVPRELNESDLSEIVQSFASAALRAMHAGYDGVEVHGAHGFLLGQFLSPLTNHRSDRYGGDIRGRSRLLRDIVDVVRDLIGDAPLSVRLGMADHLPCAEPRGLRIEETAWLAGELVAMGADILDLSGNMCGYDGEGDAYFEPFAREITQHVGMAPTVCAGGIRSAGTAERLLRDGSCRLVGVGRPLLADPTLPERWRQL, encoded by the coding sequence ATGCAGTTGTGGCAGCCCATTGGAGTACGCGATATGCGAATGGCCAACCGCCTTGTCTCGGTGCCGCTCTTCTCCGGCACCGCCCAGCCCGACGGCACGCCCGGCGAGAAGACCCTGGAGATCTACGAGGGCTTCGCCCGGAGCGGTGTGGGCCTGGTGGTGGTGGAGCACCACGCCGTACACGCCGCGGGCAGGGTGCGGAAGACGCAGCTGATGCTCCACGACGATGCCGTGATCGAGGGGCACCGTCGCCTGACGGAGTGCTTCCGGAGCGCCGGGGTGCCGGCGCTGGTGCAGCTCAACCACGGCGGGAGCCTGGTGATGGATCCTGCGCTGTGGAATGAAGAGCCGCTGCCGGCGGCGCCCTCTCCCGTGCCCCATCCCGGTCTGGAGGGGGAGGCGGTCCCCCGCGAGCTGAACGAAAGCGATCTGTCGGAGATCGTCCAGTCCTTTGCCTCCGCTGCTCTGCGGGCGATGCACGCCGGCTACGACGGTGTGGAGGTCCACGGCGCCCACGGCTTTCTGCTGGGGCAGTTCCTCAGTCCCCTGACCAACCACCGGTCCGACAGATACGGCGGCGATATCAGGGGGCGTTCCCGGCTGCTGCGGGACATCGTCGACGTGGTCCGGGACCTCATCGGCGACGCGCCCCTCTCGGTACGGCTGGGCATGGCCGACCATCTCCCCTGTGCGGAGCCCCGGGGGCTCCGGATCGAGGAGACGGCCTGGCTGGCCGGGGAGCTGGTGGCCATGGGTGCGGACATCCTCGATCTCTCGGGAAATATGTGCGGCTACGACGGCGAGGGCGACGCCTACTTCGAGCCCTTCGCCCGCGAGATCACCCAGCATGTGGGCATGGCCCCCACGGTCTGCGCGGGCGGCATCCGTTCCGCTGGGACGGCCGAGCGGCTGCTCCGCGACGGTTCCTGCCGGCTGGTCGGCGTGGGGCGTCCGCTGCTGGCGGATCCGACGCTGCCGGAGCGGTGGAGGCAGCTGTAG
- a CDS encoding transglycosylase SLT domain-containing protein: protein MTNRHLWCLLVLPIIPLLLTTAAPAPSEAADHFGNHPGIRYMRSLGEHKYGAAARNAISSFLATRHNGLNATTRQRYARWTTEAADEFGVDPLLVTAIMVRESNGRADATNRGSYGLMQINWRAHRRTIPLAFPEVTSIRALMAPHTNIRVGTYLFANNLRRASFDVDRALVYYKGGRSDAYNRSIRRFYEAMLQQYRRHRRQSP from the coding sequence GTGACAAATCGGCACCTCTGGTGCCTGCTTGTGCTACCGATCATACCGCTGCTTCTGACCACGGCCGCACCGGCCCCGTCGGAGGCAGCGGATCATTTTGGAAATCATCCCGGGATCCGCTACATGCGGAGCCTGGGTGAACACAAGTACGGCGCAGCGGCACGCAACGCCATCAGCAGCTTTCTCGCCACCAGACACAACGGACTGAATGCGACCACACGGCAGCGCTACGCACGCTGGACCACCGAAGCGGCCGACGAGTTCGGCGTGGATCCCCTGCTGGTGACCGCCATCATGGTTCGGGAATCCAACGGCCGCGCCGACGCCACCAACCGGGGCTCCTACGGCCTCATGCAGATCAACTGGCGGGCCCACCGCCGGACCATCCCCCTGGCCTTCCCCGAGGTCACCTCCATCAGGGCGCTCATGGCCCCCCACACCAACATCCGGGTCGGCACCTACCTCTTCGCCAACAACCTGCGGCGCGCCTCCTTCGACGTCGACAGGGCCCTGGTCTACTACAAGGGCGGCAGGAGTGACGCCTACAACCGCAGCATCCGCCGCTTCTACGAAGCGATGCTGCAGCAGTACAGACGCCACCGCCGACAGTCACCGTAG
- a CDS encoding class I fructose-bisphosphate aldolase produces MAEGSARIRELLGEEADYLLDHRCSTVPTDQLHLPGPDFVDRVVADSDRPVPVMRAMQDLYGHGRLADTGYLSILPVDQGIEHSAGASFAPNPMYFDPENIVRLAMEAGCNGVASTLGVLSSVARKYAHRIPFILKLNHNELLSYPNSYDQILFGSVEQAHRLGAVAVGATIYFGSEESQRQIQEISEAFEYAHEMGMATVLWCYLRNNAFKHEGTDYHLAADLTGQANHLGVTIKADIIKQKLPETNGGFKALKFGKTKEEVYSQLTSEHPIDLLRYQVANCYMGRAGLISSGGASGKNDLAAAVRTAVINKRGGGMGLILGRKSFQKPFKEGVGIIQAVQDVYLDDSITPA; encoded by the coding sequence ATGGCAGAAGGAAGCGCACGTATTCGCGAGCTGCTCGGGGAGGAAGCGGACTACCTGCTGGACCACCGGTGTTCCACCGTACCGACGGATCAGCTGCACCTGCCCGGTCCGGACTTCGTCGACAGGGTGGTGGCCGACAGCGACCGGCCGGTGCCCGTGATGCGGGCGATGCAGGATCTCTACGGACACGGCAGGCTGGCCGACACGGGGTACCTCTCGATCCTCCCGGTGGACCAGGGGATCGAGCACTCCGCCGGGGCGAGCTTTGCGCCGAACCCCATGTACTTCGACCCCGAGAACATCGTGCGGCTCGCCATGGAGGCCGGCTGCAACGGCGTGGCCAGCACCCTGGGGGTGCTCTCCTCGGTGGCGCGGAAGTACGCCCACAGGATCCCCTTTATCCTCAAGCTCAACCACAACGAACTGCTCTCCTACCCCAACTCCTACGACCAGATCCTCTTCGGCTCCGTCGAACAGGCCCACCGCCTCGGCGCCGTCGCCGTGGGGGCCACCATCTACTTCGGCAGCGAGGAGTCGCAGCGGCAGATCCAGGAGATCTCCGAGGCCTTCGAATACGCCCACGAAATGGGGATGGCCACGGTGCTCTGGTGCTATCTGCGCAACAACGCCTTCAAGCACGAGGGGACGGACTACCATCTGGCCGCCGACCTGACGGGACAGGCCAACCATCTGGGGGTCACCATCAAGGCGGACATCATCAAGCAGAAGCTCCCGGAGACCAACGGCGGCTTCAAGGCCCTCAAGTTCGGCAAGACCAAAGAGGAGGTCTACAGCCAGCTGACCTCGGAGCATCCCATCGATCTGCTCCGCTACCAGGTGGCCAACTGCTACATGGGCCGGGCCGGGCTGATCAGCTCCGGCGGCGCCTCGGGCAAGAACGACCTGGCTGCGGCGGTCCGCACGGCGGTCATCAACAAGCGCGGCGGCGGCATGGGGCTGATCCTGGGCCGGAAGTCCTTCCAGAAGCCCTTCAAGGAGGGCGTGGGGATCATCCAGGCCGTCCAGGATGTCTATCTGGACGACAGCATCACACCCGCCTAG
- the gpmA gene encoding 2,3-diphosphoglycerate-dependent phosphoglycerate mutase translates to MHTLVLLRHGESVWNKENRFTGWTDVDLSEKGVEEARQAGRLLREGGYGFTVAYTSVLKRAIRTLWIVLDELDLMWIPVERNWRLNERHYGALQGLFKHEMAEKHGKEQVHAWRRSYDVRPPGLAEDDERFPGLDPRYGDLAEGEAPHTECLRDTVERFVPYWEQEIAPTIERGEKVLIAAHGNSLRALVKYLDRVDDDEIAKLNIPTGVPLVYELDDSLEPIRHYYLGDPEEVARASRAVADQTTQQQ, encoded by the coding sequence ATGCATACACTGGTACTGTTGCGGCACGGCGAGAGTGTCTGGAACAAGGAGAACCGCTTTACCGGCTGGACCGACGTGGACCTCTCCGAGAAGGGTGTCGAGGAGGCCCGGCAGGCGGGGAGGCTCCTCCGCGAGGGGGGGTACGGCTTTACGGTGGCCTACACCTCGGTGCTCAAGCGGGCGATCCGGACGCTCTGGATCGTTCTGGACGAGCTGGATCTGATGTGGATCCCCGTGGAACGGAACTGGCGGCTCAACGAGCGTCACTACGGGGCGCTGCAGGGGCTCTTCAAGCACGAGATGGCCGAGAAGCACGGCAAGGAGCAGGTCCACGCCTGGCGGCGGAGCTACGATGTGCGTCCCCCCGGGCTGGCCGAGGACGACGAGCGCTTCCCCGGTCTGGACCCCCGCTACGGCGACCTGGCCGAAGGCGAGGCGCCCCACACGGAGTGCCTCAGGGATACGGTGGAACGCTTTGTCCCCTACTGGGAGCAGGAGATCGCCCCCACCATCGAGCGGGGGGAGAAGGTGCTCATCGCCGCCCACGGCAACAGCCTCCGGGCGCTGGTGAAGTACCTGGACAGGGTGGACGACGACGAGATCGCCAAGCTCAACATCCCCACCGGCGTCCCGCTGGTCTACGAGCTGGACGACAGCCTGGAGCCCATCCGCCACTACTACCTCGGCGACCCCGAGGAGGTGGCCAGGGCCTCCAGGGCCGTGGCCGACCAGACCACACAGCAGCAGTAG
- a CDS encoding sodium:proton exchanger translates to MEHYGFLSVLPPLVAVVLAIKYRNVLMALFTGTFIGTLTLANGNPIVGLTSMIKDYIFEQAAGGYNSSLLVMMVFIGGFVGVVTHSGGAAAFARKAANWFNTRAKAQIAVWLGGIAIFFSDSGNPLILGPTFQPITDKLRLSREKLAWLLDSTASPVCILIPFIGWGIYIMGLIKQEFGNLNMTEAPLTAFMKVIPFQFYAISTLLMIPLVAYLGFEFSAMYKAEKRTIEKGQPFWPEARPARPSVDISARENGVEPRASMMVIPLIVLFVCIFGLLIPEGFPFKKVSGSTLRMALCIGYFLGALACMFLMVRYKVHTAQEAFTMYMNGTKEIVFILMILVLAWSLGSVCKSLGTASYIVSITQGTLPGWMVPALVFAAGAGISFSTGSSWGTFAILMPLAIPMASALGAPLYASIGAVLSGGLFGDHCSPISDTTVLSSMGAACDHIDHVKTQLPYALTVGLASIIAYIIVGFTGTSAILGVALLLTVLLVTIFGKLWGSRMPNYSADEIEHMEAQGVEAYKANN, encoded by the coding sequence ATGGAACACTACGGTTTTCTGTCTGTCCTGCCGCCGCTGGTGGCGGTGGTTCTGGCCATCAAGTACAGAAACGTCCTCATGGCCCTCTTTACGGGGACCTTCATCGGCACCCTCACCCTGGCGAACGGCAACCCCATCGTCGGCCTCACCTCGATGATCAAGGACTACATCTTCGAGCAGGCCGCAGGGGGCTACAACTCCAGTCTGCTGGTGATGATGGTCTTCATCGGCGGCTTCGTCGGCGTGGTTACCCACTCCGGCGGCGCGGCGGCCTTCGCCAGGAAGGCGGCCAACTGGTTCAACACCCGGGCCAAGGCGCAGATCGCCGTCTGGCTGGGCGGGATCGCCATCTTCTTCTCCGACTCCGGCAACCCGCTCATCCTGGGCCCCACCTTCCAGCCGATCACCGACAAGCTGCGGCTCAGCCGGGAGAAGCTGGCCTGGCTGCTGGACTCCACGGCCTCGCCGGTCTGTATCCTCATCCCCTTCATCGGGTGGGGGATCTACATCATGGGCCTCATCAAGCAGGAGTTCGGCAATCTGAACATGACGGAGGCCCCCCTGACGGCCTTCATGAAGGTCATCCCCTTCCAGTTCTACGCCATCAGCACACTGCTGATGATCCCGCTGGTGGCCTATCTGGGCTTCGAGTTCAGCGCCATGTACAAGGCCGAGAAGCGGACCATCGAGAAGGGCCAGCCCTTCTGGCCTGAAGCCCGTCCCGCCAGACCCTCGGTGGACATCAGCGCCAGGGAGAACGGCGTGGAGCCCCGGGCCTCCATGATGGTGATCCCCCTGATCGTCCTCTTCGTCTGTATCTTCGGCCTGCTGATCCCCGAAGGCTTCCCCTTCAAGAAGGTCTCGGGCTCCACGCTGCGGATGGCGCTCTGTATCGGCTACTTCCTCGGCGCCCTGGCCTGCATGTTCCTGATGGTGCGCTACAAGGTGCACACCGCCCAGGAGGCCTTCACCATGTACATGAACGGCACCAAGGAGATCGTCTTCATCCTGATGATCCTGGTGCTGGCCTGGTCGCTGGGCTCGGTCTGCAAATCCCTGGGCACCGCCAGCTACATCGTCAGCATCACCCAGGGAACGCTGCCGGGATGGATGGTGCCGGCGCTGGTCTTCGCCGCCGGGGCGGGTATCAGCTTCTCCACCGGCTCCTCCTGGGGGACCTTCGCCATCCTCATGCCGCTGGCCATCCCCATGGCGAGCGCCCTGGGCGCACCACTCTACGCCTCCATCGGCGCGGTGCTCAGCGGAGGGCTCTTCGGCGACCACTGCTCGCCCATCTCCGACACCACGGTGCTCTCCTCCATGGGGGCCGCCTGTGACCACATCGACCACGTGAAGACCCAGCTCCCCTACGCGCTCACCGTGGGCCTCGCCAGCATCATCGCCTACATCATCGTGGGCTTTACGGGCACCTCCGCCATCCTCGGCGTGGCCCTGCTGCTGACGGTGCTGCTGGTGACCATCTTCGGCAAGCTCTGGGGCTCCAGGATGCCCAACTACTCGGCCGACGAGATCGAACACATGGAAGCCCAGGGCGTGGAGGCCTACAAGGCGAACAACTAA
- a CDS encoding saccharopine dehydrogenase NADP-binding domain-containing protein: MKHVLVLGAGRVARPCVQYLLRHQHITVTVVDQARDRIDRVLGGHPRGKALRDDAVAQAGALIEANTPDVVVNLLPKQFMASVAREGINHRTPVINPSYIGDELRALDRPAREAGVLLLCELGVDPGIDHMSAVRTIRSIHDQGGQVESFWSGCGALPAPGSNTNPLGYKLSWSPEAVVGTGKREARFYRNGETVVYPDGETFRHSSFTEIGDLGCFEEYANADATPYRELYDIPEAGDIYRCTLRYPGWSELVTALNRLGYFDTEPLDSPPATAAGWTLRLAGREGTPRQAAAAALGLPEYAALFHRMEWLGLFADRALEGEPRSPRDVLSLLFNQRLLYGEGERDMVVMEHRYLARFPGGGRKRYTSTLVDYGDPLGETSIAKTTGLPPAIAATLLLEGRFDAVGVRAPVFPELSEPSLELLENEGIRFAETVEDMPAR; the protein is encoded by the coding sequence GTGAAGCACGTACTCGTACTGGGAGCGGGCCGCGTCGCCCGCCCCTGCGTTCAATATCTCCTGCGACACCAGCACATCACCGTCACCGTGGTCGATCAGGCCCGGGACCGGATCGACCGCGTCCTGGGCGGACACCCCCGGGGGAAGGCCCTCCGGGACGACGCCGTGGCCCAGGCCGGCGCGCTCATCGAAGCGAACACCCCGGACGTGGTGGTCAACCTTCTGCCCAAGCAGTTCATGGCGTCTGTCGCCAGGGAGGGGATCAACCACAGAACGCCGGTGATCAACCCCTCCTACATCGGCGACGAGCTGCGGGCGCTGGACCGACCGGCCCGGGAGGCTGGGGTGCTGCTGCTCTGCGAACTCGGCGTGGACCCCGGCATCGACCACATGTCGGCCGTCAGGACCATCCGCTCCATCCACGACCAGGGCGGTCAGGTGGAGTCCTTCTGGTCGGGCTGCGGGGCGCTTCCGGCACCGGGGAGCAACACCAACCCTCTGGGGTACAAGCTCTCCTGGTCGCCCGAGGCCGTGGTGGGCACCGGCAAGCGGGAGGCCCGCTTCTACCGCAACGGCGAGACGGTGGTCTACCCCGACGGCGAGACCTTCCGTCACAGCTCCTTCACCGAAATCGGGGATCTGGGCTGCTTCGAGGAGTACGCCAACGCCGACGCCACCCCCTACCGGGAGCTCTACGACATCCCCGAGGCCGGCGACATCTACCGCTGCACCCTGCGCTACCCCGGATGGAGCGAGCTGGTGACGGCCCTCAACCGGCTGGGCTACTTCGACACGGAACCGCTGGACAGCCCCCCCGCCACGGCGGCCGGGTGGACCCTCCGTCTGGCGGGCCGGGAGGGAACACCCCGGCAGGCCGCGGCGGCCGCTCTCGGTCTGCCGGAATACGCCGCGCTCTTCCACAGGATGGAGTGGCTGGGGCTCTTTGCAGACAGAGCGCTGGAGGGGGAGCCCCGCTCCCCCCGGGATGTGCTCTCCCTGCTGTTCAACCAGCGCCTCCTCTACGGCGAGGGCGAACGGGACATGGTGGTAATGGAACACCGCTACCTGGCGCGCTTCCCCGGCGGCGGACGGAAGCGCTACACCTCCACGCTCGTGGACTACGGCGATCCCCTCGGGGAGACCTCCATCGCCAAAACCACGGGGCTCCCGCCGGCCATCGCCGCCACGCTGCTGCTGGAAGGGCGCTTCGACGCCGTGGGCGTCAGGGCCCCGGTCTTTCCGGAGCTCTCCGAGCCGTCGCTGGAGCTGCTGGAAAACGAGGGCATCCGCTTTGCGGAGACCGTGGAGGACATGCCCGCCAGATAA
- a CDS encoding radical SAM protein, with protein sequence MSKTLLEQMKGYISGKLFERVTTLIDEGDETKLAQLFDNIASIAPAQYHKEAFGYLAQLAREGSPFMGVFRRMFRNLHPNCRKKLIQNFLVNFVVLSRGIRERKEAQLDTHLPNFFVVSPTMKCNLHCKGCYASGYDTSEDLTFEELDKLFSEAKELGMYFFTLSGGEPFYRRDILDLFAKHDDCYFQVYTNGTLIDDSVADRLAELGNVAPMISVEGDKEETDYRRGEGVYETVRATFRRLREKGVLFGFSATYTSHSADHIARDEFIEEMIEAGCSAGWFFQYIPTGSKPELEYMATPEQRVYLHKKVEQWRLDYPIFLGDFWNDGKYVDGCMAGGERYMHIISNGDVEPCVFCHFAVDNIRDKPLAEVVQSPFFKAIRDAQPYDDDNLLRPCIIIDHPWVLRDLVQKHGARPTHDGSSAMLEELAPGLDQYAQELKEIYDPLWEEHERAHYERLILSREDKPRSHQRFQKHRPVQTS encoded by the coding sequence ATGTCCAAAACACTGCTGGAACAGATGAAAGGCTACATCTCGGGAAAGCTCTTCGAACGCGTAACCACCCTCATTGACGAGGGGGATGAAACCAAACTGGCGCAACTCTTCGACAACATCGCAAGCATCGCCCCTGCGCAATACCACAAGGAGGCCTTCGGCTACCTGGCGCAGCTGGCGCGGGAGGGAAGCCCCTTCATGGGGGTCTTCCGCAGGATGTTCCGCAATCTCCACCCGAACTGCAGGAAGAAGCTCATCCAGAACTTCCTGGTCAACTTCGTGGTCCTCAGCCGGGGGATTCGGGAACGCAAGGAGGCGCAGCTTGACACCCATCTGCCCAACTTCTTCGTGGTCTCGCCGACCATGAAGTGCAACCTCCACTGCAAGGGATGCTACGCCAGCGGCTACGACACAAGCGAAGACCTGACCTTCGAAGAGCTCGACAAGCTCTTCTCGGAGGCCAAGGAGCTGGGGATGTACTTCTTCACCCTCTCCGGCGGCGAGCCCTTCTACCGCAGGGACATCCTCGACCTCTTCGCCAAGCACGACGACTGCTACTTCCAGGTCTACACCAACGGCACCCTCATCGACGACAGCGTGGCCGACAGGCTGGCCGAACTGGGCAACGTGGCCCCCATGATCTCCGTAGAGGGCGACAAGGAGGAGACCGACTACCGGCGGGGCGAGGGCGTCTACGAAACGGTGCGGGCCACCTTCCGGCGACTCAGGGAGAAGGGCGTGCTCTTCGGCTTCAGCGCCACCTACACCAGCCACAGCGCCGACCACATCGCCCGGGACGAGTTCATCGAGGAGATGATCGAGGCGGGCTGCTCGGCGGGATGGTTCTTCCAGTACATCCCCACGGGATCCAAACCGGAGCTCGAATACATGGCCACACCGGAACAGCGCGTCTACCTCCATAAAAAGGTGGAACAGTGGCGTCTCGACTATCCCATCTTCCTGGGTGATTTCTGGAACGACGGGAAGTACGTGGACGGCTGCATGGCCGGCGGGGAACGCTACATGCACATCATCTCCAACGGCGACGTGGAGCCCTGCGTCTTCTGCCACTTCGCGGTGGACAACATCAGGGACAAACCGCTGGCCGAGGTGGTCCAGAGCCCCTTCTTCAAGGCCATACGGGACGCCCAGCCCTACGACGACGACAACCTGCTCCGGCCCTGCATCATCATCGACCACCCCTGGGTGCTGCGGGATCTCGTCCAGAAACACGGAGCACGCCCGACCCACGACGGCTCCAGCGCCATGCTGGAGGAGCTGGCTCCGGGCCTCGACCAATACGCCCAGGAGCTCAAGGAGATCTACGACCCGCTGTGGGAGGAGCACGAACGGGCCCACTACGAACGGCTCATCCTCTCCAGGGAGGACAAACCGCGCTCCCACCAGCGCTTCCAGAAACACCGGCCCGTCCAGACCTCCTGA